The region CATCGATTGCCACAGCATATGTTTTATCTGTGATGTGGTCTAAAATTTGAATCGGATGTTCAATTGGAATAGACGGCATTTTTAATCCACTATGTGATACCACTTCATCTTCACTATAACGATTATCAATAACCGGTTTAAATAAACAATATGGACGACGAGCAAAATCTAATCGTTTTAAACGACGAATTAATTCCTCTGTTTTACCTGCATACATACTCCCACAAATAGCTTCAACCCAACCCTCTTGACGGAAATCATACATTCTAAAAACCACCTTTCATCCTTCTGCATAATCAAACAAATTTAGTTGAATTTTGACACCCAACTAAAGCAACCTGATAATTATAACAGATATATATTTTAGGATTCAAGATAGATGCAAAAATGAAATTTTTTTCAGTAAAAACAAAAAAAGAGGAATTTCCTCTTTTTAATTTTATCCAATTTTTACCCGATGTTCATTCGGATTTAAACAAACTTTTGCTCCCATAGGAAGTGTTAAAAGGGGACTACAATGCCCGCTTTCAATCCCATAAGCAACTGGCTTCCCAAGCCCTTTTAACATTTTTTTTAATAATTTAGCTGAAGCCTTCTTATCAAAAACATTAAAATCACCAATCATGATTCCCGCTGCATCTTCAAGTTTGCCACTGTATTTGAGTTGAGTTAACAGTCGATCAATTGCATAAACCGGCTCATTCACTTCCTCAATAAATAAAATCTTATCCTTCGTATCAATCTCATAAGGTGTTCCAAGCGTCGAGCAAATGATTGTAAGATTTCCACCAACTAATATTCCCTCCACTGAATCTTTGGTATCATCATAGTAAGAAATATCCGTTAATTCTACAGGTTTAGCTTCTATTATCACATGCTTAGCACTTTGTAGAGTCACCTCATCCTTTAACATCAAGTCTTTCAACATCGGACCATGATAAGTAATTAGATTATGACATTGATTTAAGTAAATATGTAGATAGGTAATATCGCTATATCCTACAAATGGTTTTGGATATTTTGAAAATTTAAAATTCTTCAAATATGGGATGATTCGATTACAGCCATAACCACCTCGCATGCACAAAATCGCATCAACCTCATCATCAGCAAACATCATAATCAAATCCTCTGCTCGTCGACGATCTGACATGCCAGCTAGGTATCCTTTTCTTTCATAACAACTCGGTGCAACCACTACATCAAATCCCAATTCTTTTAACGTCGCTTCCCCCTTAAAAACTGTTTCTACTTCTAGGGGCCCCGCTAATGCTACAATTCCTATTTTTCCTCCTGGTAACAAGGCTTTTGGTTGAATCATCCCCATCCATCTCTCTTTCTTAGTTTTGTAATAGTTTAAGAGTTGATAAAACTTGTAAGCAAACCCCTACTTTAATTGCTTCCTCATCAATATCAAACGTATTTTCGTGTAATGTTGCCTCAATTCCTTTTTTCTTATTTGAAGTTCCTAAACTGTAAAAACAAGATGGAACAGCCTGTGAAAAATATGCGAAATCTTCCACTCCAAGACTTGGATGGTCAAAGATAACAATATTCGTCTCACCTAATAAATCAGTGGCGACTTCTTTTACTTCATCAACTATGTAATTATCATTAATTAATGGCGCATACCCTTCTTCAATTTCAACGAAGGCGTTCCCCCCATAAGCTTTACCTGTACTTTCAACGACTTCCACAATTCGTTTTTTCATAAAAGTTCTTGTTTCAAGATCGAGTGTTCTTAGCGTCCCTCTAATGGTTACGTCATTACAAACAATATTTCCTGCACTACCACCTTCAATCATTCCAAGGCTAATGACCGCAGAATTAAATGGGGATAAGTTACGACTTACAATTGTCTGTAGTGCTAAAATAATATTAGAAGCTATTACAATGGCATCAATTCCATCTTGTGGATAAGCCCCATGAGCTTGTTTTCCTTGCACCTTAATCGTTAGCGTATCACTTGCCGCATGACATTTTCCATAATGGAATCCAATTTCACCAACTTGTAGTGTCGGGCGTACATGTAATCCAAGACAATGTTCAACATGTGGATTTTCTAAACATCCCGCTTCAATCATCGTCTTAGCCCCACCTACTGTTTCCTCAGCAGGTTGGAAAAAGAGTTTTACATTTCCCTTAAACTCATCTTTCAAACTTTGTAAAACAAATGCTGTTCCAAGTAAAATAGTCGTATGAACATCATGTCCACAAGCATGCATCTTCCCCGGATTTAACGATATGTAATCCGTTTTATTGACCTCTTGAATCGGAAGTGCATCAATATCCGCTCTTAACCCAATTGTTTTCCCGTCCGATGCACCTTCAATCAATCCTACAATTCCTGTTTCTCCAATTAACTGATCTATTTTAATTCCTGTTTCTTTCAAATAACTTTTAATTTTCGATGATGTTCGATATTCCTCTAATCCTAACTCAGGATGACGATGAAAATCTCGTCGAATTTCAACTAACGTCGGATAAATGGCGTCCACCATTTCTTTCACCTTTTGCTTCACATTTAAGCGCCTCCCCTAGTTTGAATACAGTACATCTCATTATATGTAAGTAGGGGCTTATCTTATGAATATAAAAAAAGCCCATCCTATAGGATGAGCTTTAGTTTAAATTAATTTTAATGCTTCTTCTTCACAGACTGGTTTTGAAAAATAATAACCTTGAATATAATCTATCTTCAAAGACTGTAACAATTTTAAATCTTCTTCATACTCTACTCCCTCTGCTACAACTGGTAAAGATAAAGTATGTGCTATATTAACGATCAATTTGACTAATCTAATAAATTCCTCACCTTGACTCATTCCTCTAACAAAGCTTTGATCAATTTTAACCTGAGATAATGGCAAATGAACTAAATAATTTAATGAAGAATATCCTGTCCCAAAATCATCGAGTGAAATCTTTACGCCTAACGCTTTTAACGCTTTAAGTTTCTTCGTATTTTCCTTCATATTTTCCATTAAAACTGTCTCAGTAATCTCAATTCCAATGAGACTTGGTGAAACACCAACTTTTTCAATCAATGATTTAAACTTATCCACAAAATTATGATTCATAATTTGCAAAGCAGAAATATTCATCGAAACAACCAATAGTTTAGTTGAATATTCATTTACCTTTTTTGCAAAGCGACATGAGTGTTCAATGATATAATCGCCAATTTCATCAATCATACGACACTCTTCAATCATTTTAATAATATCAATAATGGATACGTGCTGATATTTTGGATTATCCCATCTAAACAACGCCTCAAATCCTTGTAGTTGTTTATCACAAGTATATTGAGGTTGATAAAATAACGTAATTTCATTATTTTTAATAGCATCTCGTAAATCCATCTCGAGTTCGAGTGCAAATAACCGCTCCTTCTCTAAATCATCAGTGTAAATGACGAATTGATTTTTACCTTTTTCTTTTGCTCGGTAGAGTGCTAAATCACCTTGAAGTAATAAGTGATCCACATCAATATCACGCCCTTTGCTATTTACAATCCCCATACTAACTGAGATGATATTTGTCTTATCTCCTTTGCTAAACTCTGTTTTCATTTCTAATAAGATTTCATTAATCTTATTCATTAAATCAGTTTCAGAATTTAGATTTTTCCACACAACGACAAACTCATCGCCTCCAATACGAGCAACAAAAGCATCTTCACAAAGTGAAATTAGTTTTTTAGAAATCAGCAACAAGGCCTCATCTCCATAATGATGTCCAAAACTATCATTTAATTTTTTAAAGTTGTCTAAATCCATAAACATAACTGTTAAATTTAATTGAGCTTTTTCTGATTCAATATATTTGTATAAACTACGTCTATTATGCAGCCCAGTTAAAAAATCAGTATAAGCTAATCGTTTAATATGCTCTTGTGTTTTAATATCTTCCGTCACCTCACGCATCAGTGCGACAATCCCAATCATTTTATTTGCAATATCAAAAACAGGTGCCTTATAAATTTCAGCAATTCGTTCCTCACCCCGTAACTCAAACTGACGGATAAATTTTTGACTACATCCTTCTTTGATGACAGTCTGATCTTCATAAGCAATGACCGCATTAAATGACTTATCTAATTCTGAAATTTTATATCCCACGATTGATTCTCGTGATTTGTTGTAATATTCCATAAACTTAGAATTTACATCAATGATTGTTCCATCTAATTCTTTTAAACATATGGCAAATGGAATATTTTCTAAAATCATTTGAAGTTTGGCATCTTTGTTTCTAAGTTCTGTGACATCTCGTGCAATCCCTATTGTTCCAATGACTTCATCCAATTCATCAACGACCGGGGCTTTGTAAATATTAAATTCACGATATCCTTTTTTCCCGGGAATCACTTCCTCAAAAACAATTTGTCGTCTTTCATTCATGACAATCAAATCATACTCTCGACATGTCTCTCCAATTTTTCCATCCCATACAAAGGAATCATCCCGCCCAAAAATAACATCATCGTCTTTACCTGAATGTTCTCTAAACTCACGATTCACTTTAATATATTGACTATCTGTATTTTTGAACCATGCCATATAAGGAGTATTATTTAATAAAGCATCAAATTGTAATTGACTATTTTTAGATTCTCTAAGCACAGATATATATATCAAATAACTTTTAACTTTCAACTTAAGTTCTTCTATATGAAGAGGTTTCACAAGATAATCATGAACTCCCATCTCAATAAATGATGCTAAATTTTTCTTTTTCTCAACAACAATTAAAACAGGTTTGTTATCATATAATGAACAATTCTTTAACTCTTTTAAGTGTGATAGGGCATGTTTATCATCCTCAATAATGATGAAATCAAATTCTTTTATTATAATCTCACGATGTGTTTCAAATTTTAAAGCATATTGTTGAAGAAATTCGTATGAAACTTTTTTTAACATTTTTTCAATGTCATGATTAGCACTAATAATTAATACCTGGATGTCTCTTTGTTTCATGATATTTCCCTCAAATCTTAAACGAATTTTGTCAATTAATATTATTATAATCAAAAAGAGGTGTAACTTATATAAAAACTCGATAATTTTATCCACAAAAAAAGCTATTATCCATTATAGATAATAGCCTATCTCTATTTTAATTGTTCAATGATTTGAGTCATCATTTGATTAATAAGTGTCAGTAAATCGTTAATCTCATTAAAAGTAATATCCTTAATATGAATTCCACAAGTTACAACAACAGTTA is a window of Turicibacter sanguinis DNA encoding:
- a CDS encoding EAL domain-containing protein produces the protein MKQRDIQVLIISANHDIEKMLKKVSYEFLQQYALKFETHREIIIKEFDFIIIEDDKHALSHLKELKNCSLYDNKPVLIVVEKKKNLASFIEMGVHDYLVKPLHIEELKLKVKSYLIYISVLRESKNSQLQFDALLNNTPYMAWFKNTDSQYIKVNREFREHSGKDDDVIFGRDDSFVWDGKIGETCREYDLIVMNERRQIVFEEVIPGKKGYREFNIYKAPVVDELDEVIGTIGIARDVTELRNKDAKLQMILENIPFAICLKELDGTIIDVNSKFMEYYNKSRESIVGYKISELDKSFNAVIAYEDQTVIKEGCSQKFIRQFELRGEERIAEIYKAPVFDIANKMIGIVALMREVTEDIKTQEHIKRLAYTDFLTGLHNRRSLYKYIESEKAQLNLTVMFMDLDNFKKLNDSFGHHYGDEALLLISKKLISLCEDAFVARIGGDEFVVVWKNLNSETDLMNKINEILLEMKTEFSKGDKTNIISVSMGIVNSKGRDIDVDHLLLQGDLALYRAKEKGKNQFVIYTDDLEKERLFALELEMDLRDAIKNNEITLFYQPQYTCDKQLQGFEALFRWDNPKYQHVSIIDIIKMIEECRMIDEIGDYIIEHSCRFAKKVNEYSTKLLVVSMNISALQIMNHNFVDKFKSLIEKVGVSPSLIGIEITETVLMENMKENTKKLKALKALGVKISLDDFGTGYSSLNYLVHLPLSQVKIDQSFVRGMSQGEEFIRLVKLIVNIAHTLSLPVVAEGVEYEEDLKLLQSLKIDYIQGYYFSKPVCEEEALKLI
- a CDS encoding M20 metallopeptidase family protein; amino-acid sequence: MKQKVKEMVDAIYPTLVEIRRDFHRHPELGLEEYRTSSKIKSYLKETGIKIDQLIGETGIVGLIEGASDGKTIGLRADIDALPIQEVNKTDYISLNPGKMHACGHDVHTTILLGTAFVLQSLKDEFKGNVKLFFQPAEETVGGAKTMIEAGCLENPHVEHCLGLHVRPTLQVGEIGFHYGKCHAASDTLTIKVQGKQAHGAYPQDGIDAIVIASNIILALQTIVSRNLSPFNSAVISLGMIEGGSAGNIVCNDVTIRGTLRTLDLETRTFMKKRIVEVVESTGKAYGGNAFVEIEEGYAPLINDNYIVDEVKEVATDLLGETNIVIFDHPSLGVEDFAYFSQAVPSCFYSLGTSNKKKGIEATLHENTFDIDEEAIKVGVCLQVLSTLKLLQN
- a CDS encoding S66 peptidase family protein; translated protein: MIQPKALLPGGKIGIVALAGPLEVETVFKGEATLKELGFDVVVAPSCYERKGYLAGMSDRRRAEDLIMMFADDEVDAILCMRGGYGCNRIIPYLKNFKFSKYPKPFVGYSDITYLHIYLNQCHNLITYHGPMLKDLMLKDEVTLQSAKHVIIEAKPVELTDISYYDDTKDSVEGILVGGNLTIICSTLGTPYEIDTKDKILFIEEVNEPVYAIDRLLTQLKYSGKLEDAAGIMIGDFNVFDKKASAKLLKKMLKGLGKPVAYGIESGHCSPLLTLPMGAKVCLNPNEHRVKIG